The Chryseobacterium aureum genome contains a region encoding:
- a CDS encoding calcineurin-like phosphoesterase C-terminal domain-containing protein → MPCVLISAMAFSQASVSGYIYEDSNKNQKKENREKGIEGVAVSNGVQVVLTDKNGRYSLPVKEEQTIFVIKPSGYQTALNANNLPQFYYHHKPNGSPADFKYKGVAPTGGLPKELNFPLYPQKEDKNFDILVFGDPQPYTEKELDYFKRGIVNEVKSTKKNAVLGISLGDLVGDNLSLQKPYADVMKEVGLPWYNVMGNHDMNYDAKEDRFSDETFESNFGPANYSFNYGNVHFIILDDILYPDPRDGKGYWGGFREDQLQFIENDLKLVDKNKLIVVSFHIPLEHNNEDSFRNADRQKLFDFLHPFRNVLLLSAHTHIQQQIFYGKKAGWNGMKELHEYNVGTTCGDWYSGTADEAGLPTSTMRDGTAKGYSFISFTDNQYKVKYKTAGKPEEYQIRLYVPKVIPSSRTSAKVLANFFMGSKKDKVEYRIDGGKWEEMEYDETIDPNFALSVFKWDATEKILPGRRPSNPEMSKHIWEADFPKKLSLGKHTVEVKAVDMYGNEFSASEEFEVQNAIQIP, encoded by the coding sequence ATGCCTTGTGTACTGATTTCTGCAATGGCATTTTCACAAGCTTCTGTTTCAGGATATATCTACGAAGACAGCAACAAAAATCAAAAGAAAGAAAACCGCGAGAAAGGAATAGAAGGAGTAGCTGTTTCCAATGGTGTTCAGGTGGTTCTTACCGATAAAAACGGAAGATACAGCCTGCCGGTTAAGGAAGAGCAGACCATTTTTGTGATCAAGCCTTCAGGTTATCAGACGGCTTTAAATGCAAACAATCTTCCGCAGTTCTATTATCATCATAAACCTAACGGCTCTCCGGCAGATTTTAAATACAAAGGAGTAGCACCCACAGGAGGCCTTCCTAAAGAACTGAATTTCCCGCTTTACCCTCAAAAAGAAGATAAGAACTTTGATATCCTCGTCTTCGGAGATCCGCAGCCTTACACAGAGAAAGAGCTGGATTATTTCAAGAGAGGAATTGTAAATGAAGTGAAGAGCACTAAGAAAAATGCAGTCTTGGGAATCAGTCTTGGGGATTTGGTAGGAGATAATCTGAGCCTTCAGAAACCATATGCAGATGTAATGAAGGAAGTAGGACTTCCATGGTATAATGTAATGGGAAATCATGACATGAACTATGACGCGAAAGAAGACAGGTTTTCCGACGAAACCTTTGAATCCAATTTTGGCCCGGCCAATTATTCTTTTAATTATGGAAATGTGCATTTCATCATTCTGGATGATATTCTTTATCCCGATCCAAGAGACGGCAAAGGATATTGGGGAGGATTCCGTGAAGACCAGCTTCAGTTTATTGAAAATGATCTCAAACTGGTTGATAAAAATAAACTGATTGTCGTTTCCTTCCATATCCCTTTGGAGCACAACAATGAAGACAGCTTCAGAAATGCGGACCGTCAGAAACTATTTGATTTCTTACATCCTTTCCGGAATGTTTTGCTTTTATCAGCACATACACACATCCAGCAGCAGATTTTCTATGGAAAAAAAGCAGGTTGGAACGGAATGAAAGAACTGCACGAATATAACGTAGGAACCACTTGCGGAGACTGGTATTCCGGAACAGCAGATGAAGCAGGGCTTCCTACCTCAACCATGAGAGACGGAACGGCAAAAGGATATTCATTCATCAGCTTTACAGACAATCAGTACAAAGTAAAATATAAAACAGCCGGAAAGCCGGAAGAGTATCAGATCAGATTGTATGTTCCGAAAGTAATTCCTTCATCTAGAACTTCTGCAAAAGTACTGGCCAACTTTTTCATGGGAAGCAAAAAAGACAAAGTAGAATACCGGATAGACGGCGGAAAATGGGAGGAAATGGAATATGATGAAACCATAGACCCGAATTTTGCTCTTTCCGTTTTTAAATGGGATGCTACAGAGAAAATTCTTCCGGGAAGAAGACCTTCCAATCCCGAAATGTCAAAACATATCTGGGAAGCAGATTTCCCTAAGAAATTATCATTAGGAAAGCACACCGTTGAGGTGAAAGCTGTAGACATGTATGGCAATGAATTCTCAGCTTCAGAAGAGTTTGAAGTTCAGAACGCCATCCAGATTCCTTAA
- the prmA gene encoding 50S ribosomal protein L11 methyltransferase, giving the protein MQNYLEFNFKISPLQPWNEILMAELIEIGFDSFTEEINGILGYIQTDLFNEEQLKALPIFENENVKIEYSFEEMPNINWNEEWEKNFSPINIDDKVLIRAEFHESVPGMHEIIIQPKMSFGTGHHPTTHLMIQQMMDIDFNGKKVLDMGCGTSVLAIYAKQQGAGDTKAIDIDEWSVENSKENAVRNNVELDIEQGTAENLGKENFDIILANINRNILISDIPTYVSVLNDGGKLLLSGLCFFDVADILEVCRESGLELKKQLQREEWVSLLLEK; this is encoded by the coding sequence ATGCAAAATTATTTAGAATTCAATTTCAAGATTTCTCCATTGCAGCCTTGGAATGAGATATTAATGGCAGAACTTATCGAAATAGGTTTTGACAGCTTTACAGAAGAAATCAACGGAATTTTAGGATATATCCAGACAGATTTGTTTAACGAAGAACAGCTGAAAGCACTGCCGATCTTTGAAAATGAAAATGTAAAAATTGAATATTCTTTCGAAGAAATGCCGAACATCAACTGGAACGAAGAGTGGGAAAAGAATTTCTCTCCTATCAATATTGATGATAAGGTACTGATCAGAGCAGAATTTCATGAATCTGTACCGGGAATGCATGAAATAATCATTCAGCCTAAAATGTCTTTCGGAACCGGGCATCATCCTACCACTCACCTGATGATCCAGCAGATGATGGATATTGATTTCAATGGTAAAAAAGTATTGGACATGGGATGCGGAACCTCCGTACTGGCCATTTATGCAAAACAGCAGGGAGCCGGAGATACAAAAGCTATTGATATTGACGAATGGTCAGTGGAAAATTCTAAAGAAAATGCAGTAAGAAACAATGTAGAACTCGATATTGAACAGGGAACTGCAGAAAACCTGGGAAAAGAAAACTTTGATATCATTTTAGCCAATATCAACCGAAATATCCTGATTTCAGATATCCCGACCTATGTTTCTGTATTGAATGACGGAGGAAAACTATTGCTTTCCGGGCTATGTTTCTTTGATGTAGCAGATATTCTGGAAGTATGCAGAGAAAGCGGGCTGGAACTGAAAAAGCAATTGCAGCGTGAAGAATGGGTAAGTCTTCTTCTTGAAAAATAA
- a CDS encoding MBL fold metallo-hydrolase codes for MLRQAAPEVFQISLMPRNSINCYIIEGVLVDSGIRSSYTAVKKILRNIPVYKHILTHAHADHQGCSDQICAEFSIPLLCHPNEVFRTETGLVTTDYPAPQHWIAKLQQKYWAGQGHKVEQTVVENDMIGNFRVIETPGHSPGHISLFREHDGVLIIGDVATNMNLITTAVGLKCPPNIFTTDQQRNIQSLQKLAQLNPSVICFGHGPVLHNTNRKFEKFVAECSAHNES; via the coding sequence ATGTTACGTCAAGCCGCTCCCGAAGTATTTCAGATTTCACTGATGCCAAGAAACAGTATTAACTGCTATATCATCGAAGGGGTATTGGTAGACTCCGGAATCCGGAGCTCATATACTGCTGTAAAGAAAATCCTCAGAAATATTCCTGTTTATAAGCATATACTGACCCATGCACATGCAGACCATCAGGGCTGTAGCGATCAGATCTGTGCTGAGTTCTCAATACCCTTACTCTGTCATCCCAACGAAGTTTTCAGGACAGAAACGGGGCTGGTAACCACCGATTATCCGGCTCCGCAGCATTGGATAGCAAAACTGCAGCAGAAGTATTGGGCAGGACAGGGACATAAAGTTGAACAGACAGTCGTTGAAAATGATATGATCGGAAACTTTAGGGTCATAGAGACCCCCGGACATTCACCCGGTCATATTTCTTTATTCAGGGAGCATGATGGGGTACTGATCATCGGAGATGTGGCAACCAACATGAATCTGATCACAACTGCTGTCGGGCTGAAATGTCCACCAAACATATTCACCACAGATCAGCAGCGAAACATCCAGTCACTTCAGAAATTGGCACAACTAAATCCTTCCGTCATCTGCTTTGGCCACGGACCCGTTTTACACAATACAAATCGTAAGTTCGAGAAGTTTGTAGCTGAATGCAGCGCTCATAATGAATCGTAG
- a CDS encoding bifunctional 2-methylcitrate dehydratase/aconitate hydratase — translation MSSHISNERPQPDQVLTDIADYVLNYEIKNDLAWKTAHYCLLDTIGCGLEALTYPACTKLLGPIVKGTVVPNGAKVPGTQFQLDPVQAAFNIGAIIRWLDFNDTWLAAEWGHPSDNLGGILATADWLSRTHIAEGKAPLKMKQVLEAMIMAHEIQGVIALENSFNKVGLDHVLLVKLASTAVVGKLIGLKRDELINAVSLAFVDGQSLRTYRHAPNTGSRKSWAAGDATSRAVRLALIAQTGEMGYPSVLTAKTWGFYDVSFKGNAFKFQREYGSYVMENVLFKISFPAEFHSQTAVEAAMTLHRQLKESGKSAEDIKKITIRTHEACIRIIDKKGPLNNPADRDHAIQYMVAVPLIFGRLTAADYEDNVASDPRIDILRDKITCVEDVQFTTDYHDPEKRSIANALTVELNDGTVLEEITVEYPIGHKRRRDEGIPELIKKYKVNLARIFPEKQQRAVLENSLEYDTLINLDVNKFVDLLVI, via the coding sequence ATGTCATCACACATTTCAAACGAAAGACCACAGCCGGATCAGGTATTAACAGATATTGCAGATTATGTACTAAACTATGAAATCAAAAACGATTTAGCATGGAAAACAGCCCACTATTGTTTATTAGACACCATCGGATGCGGATTGGAAGCACTGACTTATCCTGCATGTACCAAACTTTTAGGACCTATCGTAAAAGGTACCGTAGTTCCGAACGGTGCTAAAGTTCCGGGAACCCAATTTCAATTAGATCCTGTACAAGCTGCTTTCAACATTGGAGCAATTATCCGCTGGCTGGATTTCAATGATACCTGGTTAGCTGCTGAATGGGGGCATCCTTCAGACAATCTGGGAGGAATTTTAGCAACCGCTGACTGGCTTTCTAGAACACATATTGCAGAAGGAAAAGCTCCGTTAAAAATGAAGCAGGTTCTGGAAGCGATGATCATGGCCCATGAAATACAGGGAGTAATAGCACTGGAAAATTCCTTTAATAAAGTAGGTTTAGATCATGTATTATTGGTAAAACTAGCTTCTACAGCCGTTGTCGGAAAACTGATCGGTTTGAAGCGTGATGAACTGATCAACGCCGTTTCATTAGCATTTGTTGACGGACAGTCTTTAAGAACATACCGCCATGCACCTAATACGGGAAGCCGTAAATCATGGGCTGCCGGAGATGCCACTTCAAGAGCGGTACGTCTGGCATTAATTGCCCAGACAGGCGAAATGGGCTATCCATCAGTGCTGACTGCAAAAACATGGGGATTTTATGATGTGTCTTTCAAAGGAAATGCATTCAAATTCCAGAGAGAGTATGGTTCTTATGTCATGGAAAATGTTCTGTTTAAAATTTCTTTCCCGGCAGAATTCCACTCTCAGACCGCCGTAGAGGCAGCGATGACTTTGCACCGCCAATTAAAGGAATCAGGAAAATCTGCTGAGGATATCAAGAAAATAACGATCCGTACCCACGAAGCCTGCATCCGTATCATTGATAAAAAAGGACCGTTGAACAACCCTGCTGACCGTGACCACGCCATTCAGTACATGGTAGCTGTTCCTTTGATCTTCGGAAGACTGACTGCTGCAGATTATGAAGATAACGTAGCATCTGATCCAAGAATAGACATTCTCCGTGATAAGATTACCTGTGTGGAAGATGTACAGTTCACTACAGATTATCATGATCCGGAAAAACGCTCCATTGCCAATGCTTTAACGGTAGAATTAAATGACGGAACTGTTTTAGAAGAAATTACGGTAGAATATCCAATTGGTCACAAACGCAGAAGAGACGAAGGAATTCCTGAACTGATCAAAAAATACAAAGTAAACCTTGCCAGAATATTCCCGGAAAAACAACAGAGAGCCGTATTAGAAAACTCTTTAGAATACGATACGCTTATCAACCTTGATGTCAACAAGTTTGTTGACCTGCTGGTTATATAA
- a CDS encoding Crp/Fnr family transcriptional regulator: MTDVFENYLSSAVGLSPEEITFSAQFFTRFHMQKGDFFVREDEVCHHIGFIVNGAVKAYGTDEEGRENITCFKFENEFVTSFSEFVTQEKSKMNIRAVEDTAMYRINYQDYQHLLNKVPAWNRIIQSVLESEYKQKENYLLNYNNKSAVDKYLHILSDAPMLVKRISTQDLASYLGITQRSLTRAKGQIFRPKVL, encoded by the coding sequence ATGACTGATGTCTTTGAAAATTACCTATCCTCAGCGGTAGGATTATCACCTGAGGAAATTACCTTTTCTGCACAGTTCTTCACCCGTTTTCATATGCAAAAAGGTGATTTTTTTGTTCGGGAAGACGAAGTCTGTCATCATATTGGATTTATTGTAAACGGTGCTGTAAAAGCCTATGGTACCGACGAAGAAGGAAGGGAAAACATAACCTGCTTTAAGTTTGAAAATGAATTTGTTACCTCTTTTTCGGAATTTGTCACGCAGGAAAAATCTAAAATGAATATCCGGGCCGTAGAAGATACTGCCATGTATAGAATAAATTATCAGGACTATCAGCATCTGCTGAATAAGGTGCCCGCCTGGAACCGGATTATACAATCTGTGCTGGAATCGGAATATAAGCAAAAGGAAAATTATCTTCTGAATTATAATAACAAGTCGGCAGTAGACAAATACCTTCATATTCTTTCTGATGCGCCTATGCTTGTCAAGCGTATATCTACGCAGGATCTGGCATCTTATCTCGGCATTACTCAGCGGTCTCTTACCAGGGCAAAAGGGCAGATATTCAGACCCAAAGTTTTATAG
- a CDS encoding MgtC/SapB family protein: MNIIEDVLPILFSVFVGGIIGIEREYQLKSAGLRTMILVTLGACIFTMLSMSLGGPGSPDRIAANIITGIGFVGAGVIFKEENRVSGLTTAVTIWICASLGMTIGAGYYQEAIIGSVVVFLLLIMFKYVQDIIDKVSVRYTYQITLPYEDGIVEKYEALLKEHGLKAIRGKQVRSGEKYTIIWRVQGAAKKHEVCTKILLNDLSIEEFRF, translated from the coding sequence ATGAATATCATTGAAGATGTACTTCCTATTCTGTTTTCAGTTTTTGTAGGCGGTATCATAGGTATTGAAAGAGAATACCAGCTGAAATCAGCAGGATTAAGAACCATGATTCTTGTGACACTCGGAGCCTGTATTTTTACCATGCTTTCTATGAGTTTGGGCGGTCCCGGAAGTCCTGACCGTATTGCTGCCAATATTATTACGGGCATTGGATTTGTGGGAGCAGGGGTTATTTTTAAAGAGGAAAACAGGGTTTCCGGTCTTACAACAGCTGTTACAATCTGGATTTGTGCTTCTCTTGGAATGACCATTGGTGCCGGATATTATCAGGAAGCAATAATAGGTTCTGTAGTAGTGTTTCTACTGCTTATCATGTTCAAATATGTTCAGGATATTATTGATAAGGTAAGTGTCCGCTATACCTATCAGATTACCCTTCCCTATGAAGATGGAATAGTGGAGAAATATGAAGCTCTTTTAAAAGAACATGGCTTAAAAGCAATCAGAGGAAAACAGGTAAGAAGTGGAGAAAAATATACCATTATCTGGCGCGTTCAGGGAGCCGCAAAAAAACATGAAGTTTGCACCAAAATATTACTTAACGATTTATCCATCGAAGAATTCCGGTTTTAA
- a CDS encoding 3-ketoacyl-ACP reductase, with protein MNINGKNAIVTGGGRGLGKAVALALAHEGVNVAITGRNEENLKMTVEEIKKLGVNSAYAVFSVDNEIQVKAGIESLAEQLGGIDILINNAGIGDFGSIEEMPSETWEQVIKTNLFGVYYAAKAAHPFMKAKGEGDIVNVASTAGLKGGPNMSAYAASKAAVVSLSQSMMAEWRKQNIRVITLTPSTIASDMSIQGGLTDGNPDKVLQPEDFAEWVRDILKMNRRALIANGSIFSTNP; from the coding sequence ATGAATATAAACGGAAAAAATGCCATCGTAACAGGTGGTGGAAGAGGACTTGGAAAAGCTGTGGCGCTTGCTTTGGCTCATGAAGGAGTAAACGTTGCCATTACAGGAAGAAACGAGGAAAACCTTAAAATGACGGTTGAAGAGATCAAAAAACTCGGCGTAAACTCAGCCTACGCAGTATTCTCTGTAGACAATGAAATTCAGGTAAAAGCAGGAATAGAATCTTTAGCAGAGCAACTAGGAGGAATTGATATTCTGATCAACAATGCAGGAATCGGAGACTTTGGAAGCATCGAAGAAATGCCTTCTGAAACCTGGGAGCAGGTGATTAAAACCAATTTATTCGGAGTGTATTATGCAGCGAAAGCCGCTCATCCATTCATGAAAGCTAAAGGTGAAGGAGATATCGTCAATGTAGCATCTACTGCAGGCTTGAAAGGTGGACCGAATATGTCTGCATATGCCGCTTCAAAAGCAGCTGTAGTTTCTTTATCACAGTCCATGATGGCAGAATGGAGAAAACAGAATATCCGTGTTATTACTTTAACTCCAAGTACCATTGCTTCTGATATGAGCATCCAGGGAGGACTTACAGACGGAAATCCTGATAAAGTACTGCAGCCGGAAGACTTCGCAGAATGGGTAAGAGATATTCTGAAAATGAACAGAAGAGCATTAATTGCAAACGGTTCTATTTTCTCTACGAATCCATAA
- a CDS encoding 5'-nucleotidase, lipoprotein e(P4) family gives MKNFNLIIAGCFLVSVISCTTAAPVSKVSTEETPYQNLGRDGKIYAAFYQQRAAEYEALCLQAYNIATLRLDQALAQKSDKPLAIVSDIDETFLDNSYYAVERSKMVKNYDQKTWEEWTAKGVATPLTGSQKFYQYAASKGIQVFYVTNRVEQEREGTLKNLKKYNFPVQSDANLILRAKESSKETRRKDIAKNYNIVLLLGDNLADFSDIFDKKSETERSSAVKNSAAEFGKKFIIIPNVGYGDWESSFYNYKYDYTDQQKNSMMYDAVKSNP, from the coding sequence ATGAAAAATTTTAATCTTATTATCGCAGGCTGCTTCCTTGTTTCGGTTATATCGTGTACAACGGCAGCCCCGGTTTCAAAGGTTTCCACGGAAGAAACACCGTACCAAAACCTTGGACGTGACGGGAAAATATATGCTGCATTTTATCAGCAAAGAGCAGCAGAATATGAAGCACTGTGCCTTCAGGCATACAATATTGCAACACTCCGCCTGGATCAGGCTTTAGCCCAGAAATCTGACAAACCTTTAGCTATTGTTTCTGATATTGATGAAACATTTTTAGATAATTCCTATTACGCTGTGGAGCGTTCAAAAATGGTAAAAAATTATGATCAGAAAACCTGGGAAGAATGGACAGCAAAAGGCGTTGCTACTCCCCTTACAGGTTCTCAAAAGTTCTATCAGTATGCTGCAAGCAAAGGAATTCAGGTTTTCTATGTGACCAACCGTGTAGAGCAGGAACGTGAAGGAACTCTGAAGAATTTAAAGAAATACAATTTTCCCGTTCAAAGCGATGCCAACCTTATTCTAAGAGCAAAAGAAAGCAGTAAGGAAACCCGTAGAAAAGACATTGCAAAAAATTATAATATTGTTTTGCTCCTGGGTGATAATCTTGCGGATTTCTCAGATATTTTTGATAAGAAATCAGAAACAGAGCGTTCTTCAGCAGTGAAAAATTCTGCAGCGGAATTCGGTAAGAAATTTATTATTATTCCGAATGTAGGTTACGGAGACTGGGAATCCTCATTTTATAACTACAAATACGATTACACCGATCAGCAGAAAAACTCAATGATGTATGATGCTGTGAAATCTAATCCTTAA
- a CDS encoding SH3 domain-containing protein, which yields MKTLWTALFLLMLQLFTAQENEVYADGVFNFEENKIQKVFTDWTRVRSEPGVNARIADSLQANQQVMILRKENTALKLGERNANWYKISYQKGGNTMEGYVWGGNLCVGYHSKNGYDFLFGLAKTIDRKNKEFSEIEKQNIAGIKVMEGNTRIDEVYFDTGKGEELSFASFNMESSHRLQNVEFTLKAVVSGEACGIAGYDQYVLFKDKKLIALPQLMNVGDAGAYYHSEKYVFPNDKGGISNAFILKVEDMEVDEKDREKKKYASKTYLWNGSSYKLK from the coding sequence ATGAAAACTTTATGGACCGCTTTATTTTTACTGATGCTGCAGTTGTTTACAGCTCAGGAAAATGAAGTGTATGCAGATGGCGTTTTTAATTTTGAAGAAAATAAAATTCAGAAGGTTTTTACAGACTGGACCCGCGTGAGATCAGAACCCGGCGTAAATGCCCGGATTGCAGATTCACTGCAGGCCAATCAGCAGGTCATGATTCTTAGAAAAGAAAATACAGCCCTGAAGTTGGGAGAAAGAAATGCTAACTGGTATAAAATCTCTTATCAGAAAGGAGGAAACACAATGGAAGGATACGTCTGGGGCGGTAATCTTTGCGTAGGATACCATAGCAAAAACGGCTATGATTTCCTTTTCGGCCTTGCGAAAACCATTGACAGGAAGAATAAAGAATTCAGTGAGATCGAAAAACAGAACATTGCCGGCATAAAAGTTATGGAAGGAAATACACGCATTGATGAGGTGTATTTTGATACCGGAAAAGGAGAAGAATTGAGTTTTGCTTCATTCAATATGGAAAGCAGCCATAGACTGCAAAATGTTGAATTTACCTTAAAAGCAGTAGTTTCGGGAGAAGCATGTGGAATTGCAGGCTATGATCAGTACGTTCTTTTTAAAGATAAAAAACTGATTGCCCTTCCGCAGCTCATGAACGTAGGGGATGCCGGTGCTTATTACCACAGTGAAAAATATGTTTTTCCTAATGATAAAGGGGGAATTTCCAACGCATTTATTCTGAAAGTGGAAGATATGGAAGTGGATGAAAAAGACAGAGAGAAGAAAAAATACGCTTCCAAAACCTATCTTTGGAACGGAAGTTCCTACAAATTGAAATAA
- a CDS encoding thermonuclease family protein has product MKRLMLLYVLFPVFLFSQTTGKVIKISDGDTITLLLKGNQQKKLRLAEVDCPESGQAFGKNAKQFTSAQVFGKTVSFVETTTDRYGRAIAKVYYDNGKYLSRELIKAGMGWWYFSYSKDASLGKLQDNAKSKKLGLWQDINAVAPWEYRKMKRELRNNKKIEAAKNSTKAKEAA; this is encoded by the coding sequence ATGAAACGATTAATGCTGCTGTACGTCCTTTTCCCTGTATTCTTATTCTCACAGACTACCGGAAAAGTGATCAAAATTTCAGACGGAGACACCATTACTTTATTACTAAAAGGAAATCAGCAAAAGAAACTCAGATTAGCAGAAGTGGATTGTCCCGAAAGTGGGCAGGCATTCGGTAAAAATGCTAAACAATTCACTTCTGCTCAGGTATTCGGGAAAACGGTAAGCTTTGTAGAAACTACTACAGACCGCTACGGAAGAGCTATTGCTAAGGTGTATTATGATAATGGAAAATACCTTTCCAGAGAGCTTATTAAAGCAGGAATGGGATGGTGGTATTTTTCTTATTCCAAAGATGCTTCTTTGGGTAAACTTCAGGATAATGCCAAAAGTAAAAAGTTGGGTCTTTGGCAGGATATTAATGCGGTTGCTCCATGGGAATACCGCAAAATGAAACGCGAACTTAGAAATAATAAGAAGATTGAAGCAGCTAAAAACAGCACAAAAGCGAAGGAAGCAGCTTAA